Within the SAR324 cluster bacterium genome, the region GCTTTTTTTGCGCCAGCACTGTGTTGATGGGCCCGCACAATCGTGCTGTCAATCTGGGCATACTCTTTGTCTGCCTCGGCAGCGAGCACTTCACAGACCCATTGCCAGACACCCTGCTTGCCCCAGCGCATGTGACGAGTGTGAATCACCCGAAAGCCGCCAAAGCGTTCGGGCAGGTCACGCCGGGGGATACCGACCCGATAACGGTAGAGCACTGCCTTGACAAAGAGGTGATTATCTTTGGCAGTAACCCCGACTGTACCAACTCTGCCGGGGAGCAGATGTTTGATCCGTTGCCACTGATCATCACAGAGAGCATAGCCTCTGGTAGTCATTGGACTTCTCTTGAATAGGGAAAGGGAAAAGGGCTTTTCCCCCAAAGAGAACGATGTGCCTCAAACGATCAAATGTTTATTTGATGACAGGCCCTAGGTAAATTCCCAAAAAATCTGGGAATTATAGGAATAAATTAACTGATCAGCCATCAGTTGCTCTATCCAGTTGAGGAGCTATAGGCGCGTGAGAGGAGGGAGGCTAGCTGTTTTGAAGCGTTTCAAGTCCAGGAGCACCAGACTTAGCGGGAAGCTCAAAATATCTCTTCGTATTTATCTCCACATAAATTTGATTTTTAGTGCGCCTAATTTGTGCCTACCGTTGATTTAGGTAGGGCCAAAACACGCTAGAAGAAAGCTAATTAACTGATTTTGCCGGCGCACCCACCAGGACTTGAACCTGGAACCTACTGATTAGAAGTTGCATCCATCAGGAATAAGCACATAAAACCACTTGAAAATACAACACTCTACCTGCAATAAATCTGTGTCTTTGTCAATGGTGATTCAAGTGGGTTCAAGTGATTTGAAGCTGTTATTGGCACAAATTTGCACAAAAACTAGGGTCATTGTGCCTCATTTTTTCATGAGTGGATAAATCCAATTATTAGATATCGAATAAATTTTTTTGTATTTGGTGATCAATATTTAGAATTTTTCAATTATCGAGAGCTTAAGGCTCATAACCTGAAGGTCGCATCAACTTATATCAACTGCCAGTAGCCCCCCTTTTCTTTACTCAACTGCCCGTCAATTGACAGTAACTCTTGGCAGCACAGTTACACACCGCACTGTTTTTTCAGGAAGTGGGTATCTCAGCCTCCACTTGTCCCTTTGCCAATTCTTTTCTCTTCAGATGTTCGGCATAAGCCCTGAGAACTAAATAGGTCACCAAGCCCACAAAGTAGGGGAAGACCACACCAAATCCAACAACCATGCTCTGAATGGAATCATATATAAAGAATGGCTTGTCCCGAACTGGATTCTGACTTTTGATGTTGCTGAATTACAATGGTGCAACCGGAAGAAATCTCTCCAATACGACCAGAGAGATCGACAAGACAACGACACTAACTACCCAAAGAAAACACTTTCGAT harbors:
- a CDS encoding transposase, whose translation is MTTRGYALCDDQWQRIKHLLPGRVGTVGVTAKDNHLFVKAVLYRYRVGIPRRDLPERFGGFRVIHTRHMRWGKQGVWQWVCEVLAAEADKEYAQIDSTIVRAHQHSAGAKKA